The window GGAAAAAAGTAAAACCAAAACTATCTGCTGGTAGAGTTCAAAGTACAGCTTTAAAACTTATTGTTGATAAAGAAAATGAAATTCGCAATTTTATACCAGAAGAATATTGGTCTTTACAGATAGATTTTATTAAGGATAGAAAAATTTTATCTGCTAATTTTTATTCTTATGATGATGAAAAAATAAAATTAAAAACTAAAAAAGATGTGGATAAGGTAAAAAAATCTATTACTAGTAATGAATTTTTAGTAGTAGATGTTATAAAAGTAAATAAAAATAGAAATTCTCCTAATGTATTTACAACATCAACTATGCAACAAGATGCTTCTAGGAAAATTAACTTTAAAACTAGAAAAACAATGAGTCTTGCTCAAGAATTGTATGAAGGAATAAATCTTAAAAAGTTAGGAGGAGTTACTGGACTTATAACTTATATGAGAACAGACTCTACTAGGATATCAGATGACGCTAAAAATCAAGCATATAATTTTATCTTGAAAAATTTTGGAAAAGAGTATTGTTCTACTTCTGCTAAAAAAACTAAGGAAAATAAAAATATTCAAGATGCACATGAGGGGATTAGACCAACCAATGTTGAGTTTACTCCTGATAGGGTTAAAGAATATTTAAGTCCTGACCAATACAAGTTATATAAATTGATTTGGGAAAGATTTGTGGCTAGTCAGATGTCGGATGCTATTTATGAAACGACAACAACAACTTTTAAAAATAATAAGGTCATTTTTAAAGCTAGTGAATCTAAAATTATATTTGAAGGATTTTTAAAAATTCTTAATGACAAAGAAAAAGTTAAAAAAGTCGCAGAATTTGAAAAAGGAGAATTTGCCAAAATAAAAAATATTAAAGAGCAACAACATTTTACGCAACCACCCGCTAGATATTCAGAAGCAAGACTAATAGCGACGTTAGAAGAATTAGGTATAGGCAGACCATCAACTTATGTTACTATTATTGATACCTTGCAAAAAAGATATTATGCAAAAATAACAAATAAAGTTTTTTATCCTACCGAGTTAGGAGAAGTTGTTTGTAAAATGATAGCAGAATATTTTCCTGACATTATCAATGCTGAATTTACAGCTAATTTAGAAACTGATTTAGATAAAATAGCTGATGGTGAAATTAGATGGCAAAATGCAATTTATAATTTTTATAATGATTTTTATAAAGATGTAGTCAAGGCAGAAAAAGAATTAAATAAGGTAGAAATACAAAAAGAATATACTGGTGAAAACTGTCCAGATTGTAGTTCGCCCTTGTTGTTTAAGTTAGGAAAATTTGGAAAATTTGTGGCTTGTTCAAACTTTCCAGATTGTAGATATACAGAGACAATACAGAAAAAAGTTGGTGTAACTTGTCCTAAGTGTAGTAAACACGAAATATTAGAAAAAAAATCAAAAAAAGGAAAAGTATTTTACGGTTGTGAATCTTTTCCAGAATGCGATTTTGTTTCTTGGGATAAGCCGATAAATAGAATTTGCCCTAAATGTAAAAACTTGTTATTTGAGGGTAAAAAATATGTATACTGTAATCAGTGTGATTACAAGGAAGATAGCAAAGAGAAAAAGTAAGTTGAATTTTATATTCAACTTACTTTTTCTTGAAAAGAAAACTAATATGTTATAATATATTTAGATAGATAAAAAATAGAGGTTATTTATGACATTACAATTCAAAGAATTTAGAAAAAAAATAGCTCGTAAAAAATATTTAGATTTAGATTTTACACTAGAAGAAAACTCTTCATTAACTATAATTAATGACAATGACAAAGTATTAGAATTAATAAAAAAAGTATTTAAGAGAAATTTACGTTATGATGGTAAAGTATTTATAAACGACAAAGATATAAAAAAAATTAAAAACTATTATCCATATTTTAAAAATAATATAGGATTTTATAATAATTTTTCCCTATATCAAAACTTAAAAACAAGTTTATCCTTATTTAAAATTAAGTATACAAAAAAACAAATATTAGAAATTTTATCCTTAGCAAATTTGGATTATAAGTCTAATTACGCTAAGTTAGATTTATCTTCTAAAGAAAAATTTAGTATATTATTTTCGTCATTAGTATCTCAAAAAATATTTATAGTAGATATAACGGATACAAAATTAAATGTTAAAGACATGGCTTATATAACAAGTTTTCTAAAAAAAGAAATAGCCAAAAACAATAGAAATATAGTTATATTATCTAAAAAGTTAAATGACCTTGCTCTTTTATGTGAAAAAACTTTAGTTATTTCAGAAGATAAACAAGTTTATTTTGATGATACAAATAAACTCTCTGTGATTAAGGATTTAGTTGTTTTAGAAATTACAGACTACAAAGAAGAAGATTTATATAAAGATTTACATTTTGATTTTAAAACTATTGATAAAAAATTAATAATTAGAAGAGATAACCTAGAAGACGCCCTGTATTATTTTGTAAAATCTAATATTGAAGTATTAAATATAAGTGATTTTAATGAAGATGCAGATTTATATGAAGTAGAGGAGTAGTTAGATGTTAAAAATAGAGATTTTAAAAGTTTTAAAAAGAAAATTAAATTATATTTATTTTGTATTCTTGCTCCTAGTAAGTGGTTTGTCAGCATATAAGTACCAAAGTATAATAAATTATTTAGAAGTAGATTTTGAAACTTATTTGTATAATTATGTTTTGAAAGTTTTATTAATTCTAGTTGCTTTTATTTTAGGGCTTAATATAATATTTAGTTATAGAGAAGACTATAAGACTAAGGTAAATAATATTATTTATAACTCAAAAGTAACTAATTTTTCAAATATCTTTTCTAAGCTACTTGTTAAATTTATTAATTTTACATTATATTATTTCTTAATATTAGCTATAAATCTAGCTTATTTCCACTACATAAAAATTTTCGATTTAATATCTTTTTTAAAGAATGTGAATTATTTATATAGTTTGGGATTAGCTTGTGCAATATTATTATTTGTTGCTAATTTTGTTTTGTTTATTCTATCTATGTTCAATAATACAAATTTGGCAGTAGCTATATCTTTATTATTCTTTGCTGGTTCAAAATATGTTGTAGCTTACTTAGTATCTTTTAACAATATATTCAAATATTTAAAATATACATTTACAGATATTCATAATATTGCTATTGCACAAATATTTTTAGAGCAAAAAAATACATTACTTTTAACAATCATAACTTTAATTATAAATTCACTTATTTTGTTTTTACTATCACTAATACTAAAATGGCTTAAGCAAAAATAATTGACAAGTATTAAAATTTTAAATAGAATATTATCATAGTTCCAAAGGGGAGTAACTTAACTCTTTTGAGTTTCTGATATCGTCATTACATAGATAAAATTCTATCGGTATTAGAGATAACGTTGTTATTTAGTAAGACCTTTGCTTTTAATTTAAAAGCGGGGGTCTTTTTATATTTTGAAAGGAGAAAAAATGGACACACAAATTTTAATTCAATACCTTATAGTATTATTAAGTTTAATATTATTGGAGGGCTTATTATCAGCTGATAATGCGATAGTCTTGGCAATAATGGTAAGGCATTTACCACTAATTCAGCAGAAAAAAGCACTTATGTATGGTTTGGTTGGGGCGTTAGTATTTCGTATTATAGCTATTTTCTTAATTACAGTTTTGGTTCAGTATTGGCAAATACAAGTAGTGGGTGGCTTATATCTATTATATATGTCTATCACACACATAAAAGAATTTTATAAAAAATTAAACGCTTATCAAGAATACGAAGAAAATGGAAACACAAAAAATCAAAGTGGTTTTTGGGATACAGTAATAAAAGTAGAATTAACTGACATTGCATTTGCAGTTGATTCAATTTTAGCGGCAGTTGCCATAGCCATAACACTACCACACATTTCAGAAACTTCAATAGGCGGAATAAACTTAGGGCAATTTGTAGTTATGGTATTAGGTGGAATTATTGGTGTAATTATAATGCGTTTTGCCGCCAATATATTCATAAAAATATTGAATGACCAACCAGGTCTTGAACTTGCAGCCTTTTTAATTGTTGCTTGGGTTGGTATTAAATTGTTTGTAATTGCAGCGGCAAACAAAAAATTAGGATATTTACCACATGAATTTCCACATTCAACTTTATGGACAGTAATTTTTTGGGTTGTTTTATTCGGCTTACTTTTATTTGGAATTTGGTATTCTAAAAAATTAAATAGTAAAATTAATGAAATTAATAAATAAAAAGTGAGCAAATATTTTGCTCGCTTTTTTTATTTATCGTAAAATTATTTTTATAAATATTAAATTAAGGAGATATTCTTATGTCGTTTAACGAATATATAAAAGATTTTCAAGTTATAAATTCTTCATACTTAGAAAAGTTAATAGAAGAAAAAGAAAAATTAATAGTATTTTTAGGTAGGTCAACTTGTCCTTTCTGTCAAATATTTGCACCAAAAATAAGTAAAGTTTCTAAAGATTTAGCAAAACAAACTTTCTTCGTAAATACAGAAGATTTTACCGATGAGAACTTAGCTATTTTTAGAGAGAAGCATAATATAAAAACAGTTCCAGCTTTATTTGTTTCTAAGAAAGGAAATACAAAAGTAGTTTGTGATTCTTCTCTTTCAGAAAAAGCAATAATTTCTTTTATAGAAGAATAATTAAAAATCTTAAATTCTATTTTATAGAATTTAAGATTTTTTTATTTTTTAGAAAAATAAAATAAAAAGACAAATTTAAAAAAAGTTTAATATTTTTTAAAATAATAGTGGAAAAAAGTGGGGAAGTGTGGTAAATTATATATTAAAGGTGGTGAGACGCGTGTTTATCGGTCAATATAACAATAAAATGGATAATAAAGGGCGTATTAGTATGCCTGTTAAATTCAGGGAAGAACTAGGAAATACATTTATTGTAACAAGAGGACTTGACTCTTGTTTATTTGGCTATACGCTTCAAGAGTGGCAAAAAATAGAAAGTAAAATTAAGTCGCTACCACTTACAAAGAAAAATGCTCGTGCCTTTCAACGTTTCTTCTTCTCTGGTGCAGTAGAAGTTGAAGTTGATAAACAGGGTCGAATAAATATTCCACAAGCACTAATTGAACACGCCAGTTTAGAAAAAGAATGTGTTGTCAATGGAGTATCCAATAGAATTGAAATATGGGATAAAGAAAAATGGCAAGTACAATTACTTGATAGTGAAATTACTTTTGAAGAAATGGCAGAAGAACTTGAAAATTTTGATTTTTAGTGGGGGATATTATGTTTAAACATTATAGTGTGCTACTTCATGAAGCAATAAGTGGACTAAATATAAAAGAAAATGGAATATACGTTGACTGTACTCTAGGAGGAGCAGGACATAGCTTAGAAATTTTAAAAAAATTAAAAAATGGAAAATTGTACGCATTTGACCAAGATGATTTGGCAGTTTCTAATGCAAAAATTAAATTGAAAGATTATGAAGATAAGGTAGTATTTATAAAATCAAATTTTGAAAATTTAAAATTTGAATTAGCTAAATTAGGAATAGAAAAGGTAGATGGAGTACTATATGATTTAGGTGTTTCATCTCCCCAGTTAGATACTCCAGAACGTGGTTTTAGTTATAACTATGACACTAGACTTGATATGAGAATGGATACTACTTCAGAATTAAGTGCTTATGAAGTTGTTAATAACTATAACTATAATGATTTAGTAAGAATATTTTATCGTTATGGTGAAGAAAAATTTTCTAAGCAAATAGCTAGGAATATTGAGACGAGAAGACTAGAAAAAAATATAGAAACAACTTTTGAATTAGTAGATATAATAAAAAATTCAATACCTGCCGCCGCTAGGAGAAAAGGTGGACATCCAGCAAAAAGAATATTTCAAGCCATAAGAATAGAAGTAAATAATGAATTAGGTGTTTTAGAAAATTCATTAGAACAGGCAATAGATTTGGTAAATATGGGAGGAAGAATTTCTGTTATAACTTTTCACTCTTTAGAAGACAGGATTTGCAAACAAATATTTAATGAGCATTTAAAAGAAAAAGATTTACCAAAAGGACTACCTATAATTCCAACTGAAAACAAAACTAAATTAAAAAATATTACAAAAAAACCAATAACACCTAGTGATGAAGAATTAGAAGAAAATAATAGGTCTAGAAGTGCTAAATTAAGAATAGTAGAAGTGCAGAAATAACCTAAGAAAGGGAACAAAAGTGGCAACGTTAAAAGTATATAGTAGAGAATACGGAGTTAAGAAAATTGAAGAAAAGGTTTCACTTACTCGTTCAGAATTAACCATATATATAGCTTTTCCAATTACAGTAATAGTTTCAATATATATTATGTTAAGTTATGTAGGTGATATATATTCGCTTAGAAATTTAGAAACTAAAAATAATAATGAAATTAGTAAGATAGAAAGTAGTAATGAAGAACAAAGAGTTATAATAAATGACTTGTCATCATATGAAAGAGTAAAGAAAATCGCAGAAATGTTAGGAATGGCTTCACATAAAGATAATGTAAAGGTAGTGAGATAATTGAGAAAATTAAGAAAACTTTTAACTTTAAAATTTTTAGAAGATCAGCAAAGTATTGAGAATGAATCAAATATATCTAAAAAAAGAACAAAAATGATATTTACAACTCTTTTTGTTTTTTTCTTTGTATGGATACTTATTTATAATATTGGTCAAATGAGTGTTTTGGGAACTATTAGAGGGAAGAATTTATCTGAAATCGCGGATAAGAAGTATAAAATAGACTCGGTATTAGAACCAAATCGCGGGAAAATTTATGATAGAAATGGTAATGTTCTAGCAGATAATATTGAATCGTATAAACTTATTGCTGTAGTTTCTGATAAGGCCTCTGAAGGTTTAGAAGATGATGCACCTAGAAAACATGTTGTTGATGTAAGTAAAACAGCAGAAGAATTATCTAAATTAATTAATCTATCAAAAGAAGCTATTGAAAAAATTTTAAAAAATGATAAAGCATATCAAGTAGAATTTGGAAGTTACGGAAAAGATATTAATGTAGAAACTAAAAGAAAAATAGAAGATTTAAAACTACCAGGTATAAAATTTGAAACAACTACTAAAAGATATTATCCTAATGGATCTCTTTTAGGAAATTTTTTAGGATTTGCACAGACTTCTAGTGATGATAGTGATTTAATTGTTGGTAAGTTGGGTATAGAAAGAGTTTTTGATTATTATCTCAGAGGTAAGAGTGGTAGAATAGTTTATGCAAGAGATGCTTGGGGGAAAGTAGTATCTAATATTCCAGCAACAGAGGTAAAACCTGTAAACGGGGCAGATTTATATCTGACAATAGATAAAAATATTCAAGGTTTTGTTGACAACACTCTAAAAGATATTCATGATAAGTATGAACCAGAGAGTGCATTTGCAGTAGTTATGAGTGCCAAGACGGGAGAAATACTTGGTATAGGGCAAACTCCTGCATTTAATCCTAATACGAAAGAAAATTTAGACAAGGCATGGACAAATGCAGTTTTCAATTCAGCTGTAGAACCTGGTTCTACAATGAAGACTTTTTCTCTTGCAATAATGATGGAAAATAATATATTTGACCCAAATAAATATTACAAATCTGGTTCCTATAAAGTGTATGATACTA of the Gemella sp. zg-570 genome contains:
- the topA gene encoding type I DNA topoisomerase, translating into MAENLVIVESPSKAKTIEKYLGKKYKVISSKGHIKDLPKSRMGVEVLDKENIQADYISIRGKGDVIKFLKKEAKGMKKIYLASDPDREGEAIAWHISSILDLPQEKNRIIFNEITKDSVKEAIKHPREIDENLVDSQQARRVLDRLVGYNISPVLWKKVKPKLSAGRVQSTALKLIVDKENEIRNFIPEEYWSLQIDFIKDRKILSANFYSYDDEKIKLKTKKDVDKVKKSITSNEFLVVDVIKVNKNRNSPNVFTTSTMQQDASRKINFKTRKTMSLAQELYEGINLKKLGGVTGLITYMRTDSTRISDDAKNQAYNFILKNFGKEYCSTSAKKTKENKNIQDAHEGIRPTNVEFTPDRVKEYLSPDQYKLYKLIWERFVASQMSDAIYETTTTTFKNNKVIFKASESKIIFEGFLKILNDKEKVKKVAEFEKGEFAKIKNIKEQQHFTQPPARYSEARLIATLEELGIGRPSTYVTIIDTLQKRYYAKITNKVFYPTELGEVVCKMIAEYFPDIINAEFTANLETDLDKIADGEIRWQNAIYNFYNDFYKDVVKAEKELNKVEIQKEYTGENCPDCSSPLLFKLGKFGKFVACSNFPDCRYTETIQKKVGVTCPKCSKHEILEKKSKKGKVFYGCESFPECDFVSWDKPINRICPKCKNLLFEGKKYVYCNQCDYKEDSKEKK
- a CDS encoding TerC family protein — protein: MDTQILIQYLIVLLSLILLEGLLSADNAIVLAIMVRHLPLIQQKKALMYGLVGALVFRIIAIFLITVLVQYWQIQVVGGLYLLYMSITHIKEFYKKLNAYQEYEENGNTKNQSGFWDTVIKVELTDIAFAVDSILAAVAIAITLPHISETSIGGINLGQFVVMVLGGIIGVIIMRFAANIFIKILNDQPGLELAAFLIVAWVGIKLFVIAAANKKLGYLPHEFPHSTLWTVIFWVVLFGLLLFGIWYSKKLNSKINEINK
- a CDS encoding thioredoxin family protein; the encoded protein is MSFNEYIKDFQVINSSYLEKLIEEKEKLIVFLGRSTCPFCQIFAPKISKVSKDLAKQTFFVNTEDFTDENLAIFREKHNIKTVPALFVSKKGNTKVVCDSSLSEKAIISFIEE
- the mraZ gene encoding division/cell wall cluster transcriptional repressor MraZ yields the protein MFIGQYNNKMDNKGRISMPVKFREELGNTFIVTRGLDSCLFGYTLQEWQKIESKIKSLPLTKKNARAFQRFFFSGAVEVEVDKQGRINIPQALIEHASLEKECVVNGVSNRIEIWDKEKWQVQLLDSEITFEEMAEELENFDF
- the rsmH gene encoding 16S rRNA (cytosine(1402)-N(4))-methyltransferase RsmH, with the protein product MFKHYSVLLHEAISGLNIKENGIYVDCTLGGAGHSLEILKKLKNGKLYAFDQDDLAVSNAKIKLKDYEDKVVFIKSNFENLKFELAKLGIEKVDGVLYDLGVSSPQLDTPERGFSYNYDTRLDMRMDTTSELSAYEVVNNYNYNDLVRIFYRYGEEKFSKQIARNIETRRLEKNIETTFELVDIIKNSIPAAARRKGGHPAKRIFQAIRIEVNNELGVLENSLEQAIDLVNMGGRISVITFHSLEDRICKQIFNEHLKEKDLPKGLPIIPTENKTKLKNITKKPITPSDEELEENNRSRSAKLRIVEVQK
- a CDS encoding cell division protein FtsL, giving the protein MATLKVYSREYGVKKIEEKVSLTRSELTIYIAFPITVIVSIYIMLSYVGDIYSLRNLETKNNNEISKIESSNEEQRVIINDLSSYERVKKIAEMLGMASHKDNVKVVR
- a CDS encoding penicillin-binding transpeptidase domain-containing protein produces the protein MRKLRKLLTLKFLEDQQSIENESNISKKRTKMIFTTLFVFFFVWILIYNIGQMSVLGTIRGKNLSEIADKKYKIDSVLEPNRGKIYDRNGNVLADNIESYKLIAVVSDKASEGLEDDAPRKHVVDVSKTAEELSKLINLSKEAIEKILKNDKAYQVEFGSYGKDINVETKRKIEDLKLPGIKFETTTKRYYPNGSLLGNFLGFAQTSSDDSDLIVGKLGIERVFDYYLRGKSGRIVYARDAWGKVVSNIPATEVKPVNGADLYLTIDKNIQGFVDNTLKDIHDKYEPESAFAVVMSAKTGEILGIGQTPAFNPNTKENLDKAWTNAVFNSAVEPGSTMKTFSLAIMMENNIFDPNKYYKSGSYKVYDTTIYDHNKNGWGTISYRHGFQESSNTLMLTMLEQLGRDKFKLGLEKFGFGKKTGSLYENEASGQLAFNNVVSASTSVFGQGSTVTPIQMLQAETAILNEGNMLKPYFVKRIHDNYQNIDVNVGRKEIVGNPISKNTAERVKEELYGVVNGEWSAGGKKYRLDDYVVAGKTGTAEVVNPETGVYYKSTYKVMHSFLGYAPSDNPEIVVYAVIKLPSKKENESYSNSVKELFNPVMQSSLDYLNIKKVNENISKDTYSINNYIGNNINNSINDLSTNTKNIVVLGSGNSVTNQFPSADNIVNKNDKVFLLTEDTQYILPNFKGWSKADVLRYAELANIKISIEGNGYVKEQSILPGKYIKPDEELKLKLS